Proteins found in one Ovis canadensis isolate MfBH-ARS-UI-01 breed Bighorn chromosome 20, ARS-UI_OviCan_v2, whole genome shotgun sequence genomic segment:
- the RPP21 gene encoding ribonuclease P protein subunit p21 isoform X2 yields the protein MAGPVKDREALQRLSFLYQDPENQALARFYCHTERTIAKRLVLRRDPSVKRTLCRGCSSLLIPGLTCTQRQRRCKGQRWTVQTCLTCQRSQRFLNDPRHVLWGDRPEAQLGNQADPKPPQPLPNTAHPIPAQLPEERVQPQSSSHQ from the exons ATGGCGGGGCCGGTGAAAGACCGCGAGGCCCTCCAGAGGCTCAGCTTCTTGTACCAG GACCCAGAGAACCAGGCGCTAGCGAGGTTTTACTGCCACACGGAGAGGACCATAGCGAAGCGGCTCGTATTACGGCG GGACCCCTCGGTGAAGCGAACTCTCTGCCGTGGCTGCTCTTCCCTCCTTATCCCGGGTCTGACCTGCACCCAGCGGCAGAGAC GCTGCAAGGGTCAGCGCTGGACTGTACAGACCTGCCTGACATGCCAGCGCAGCCAGCGGTTCCTCAACGACCCGAGGCATGTGCTCTGGGGAGACCGGCCTGAGGCCCAGCTGGGGAACCAGGCAG ATCCCAAACCACCACAGCCCTTGCCAAACACAGCCCACCCCATTCCAGCCCAGCTTCCTGAGGAGAGAGTGCAGCCTCAGAGCTCCAGTCACCAGTGA
- the RPP21 gene encoding ribonuclease P protein subunit p21 isoform X1: MAGPVKDREALQRLSFLYQAAHCVLAQDPENQALARFYCHTERTIAKRLVLRRDPSVKRTLCRGCSSLLIPGLTCTQRQRRCKGQRWTVQTCLTCQRSQRFLNDPRHVLWGDRPEAQLGNQADPKPPQPLPNTAHPIPAQLPEERVQPQSSSHQ, encoded by the exons ATGGCGGGGCCGGTGAAAGACCGCGAGGCCCTCCAGAGGCTCAGCTTCTTGTACCAG GCCGCCCACTGCGTCCTCGCACAGGACCCAGAGAACCAGGCGCTAGCGAGGTTTTACTGCCACACGGAGAGGACCATAGCGAAGCGGCTCGTATTACGGCG GGACCCCTCGGTGAAGCGAACTCTCTGCCGTGGCTGCTCTTCCCTCCTTATCCCGGGTCTGACCTGCACCCAGCGGCAGAGAC GCTGCAAGGGTCAGCGCTGGACTGTACAGACCTGCCTGACATGCCAGCGCAGCCAGCGGTTCCTCAACGACCCGAGGCATGTGCTCTGGGGAGACCGGCCTGAGGCCCAGCTGGGGAACCAGGCAG ATCCCAAACCACCACAGCCCTTGCCAAACACAGCCCACCCCATTCCAGCCCAGCTTCCTGAGGAGAGAGTGCAGCCTCAGAGCTCCAGTCACCAGTGA